Below is a window of Cottoperca gobio chromosome 12, fCotGob3.1, whole genome shotgun sequence DNA.
GCCGCTGACCGCCGCCGCTTTGGCTTTTCTTTCCTCGATTGGCATATTCTGAAGCTTCTCcgccttacacacacacacaccctctcatATTAAAACAAAGATACCAAACGCAATTAAGCATCAGCATTTTGAATAAGCGATGCAATTTTATTCTCACCACTTCTCCTGCCTCTTCATCAGCCGAGTGGTGAACGTCCACCCACTCCCCATCTTCCCCATCATCACTGATACTGGCGCTCTCCCAGCCATCTGTTGCACAATATGAAAAGTATGCACATTAGCCTAATATTgatcatccacacacacacacacacacacacacacacacacacacacacacacacacacacacacacacacacacacacacacacacacacacacacacacacacacacacacacacacacacacacacacacacacaccaatccTATAGAGTCATTAATACAActaccttcctcttcctctccctctttttgaCCCGCCTCCACCTCCAGGACTTCAGCTCCAGGGATGTGATCTTTAGCCTCAAGCTCTCCATAGTTTTTGATCTTGGCCTCTGCGGACGCCTCTGTGGGTCTCCCCTGGACAACACGTGGCAGTTTACAATTATTTACATTCTAATAGACAAAGTGCTGTAGTGCTTTGTTAGTATTACtacacaaacaataataataatttgatctGCCCTGTAATTCAGACCATTTATGAAATCTATGAAGATTCAgccagttgttttttttttcataatcctgctgacaaacaaacaaactgaaccgAGAACATAACATCCTTGGTGGTGTTTTCAGTAAAACTCACCCTGTCCTTCTTGTGCAGCATATGTGGATTGAGACTCCTGAACAGCTGGATCAGTCCTTTGGCGGACATCATGACGtctgaacacaaacatgttgttttgtgagataacatacacacatatatgcacacactccTTTCATTTTGCGCATTCGGATTTGTGATTAAAGTACAAAACCGACTGGCAGTCACTCACTCTTGTCTTTGTGCATCTTGTACTGGGTCAAGTCCTGCAGCAAGTCTTCATTGATGGCGAGCGGACAGCGGGCTGCCACTTCCTTGATGGCATTGATCCTTGAGTACAAAAAAGGGGTAACATTGTAATGCAtttgtattgaaaatgttttccttcataTCGTTATCCATAGATGGAGAACTGAAAACGGAAAGTAGACGTGGCTGCTACTCACCCCACAGTCATAAcctccccagagtttctgtccGTCACAAAGTTGTTGGCGATGGTCATGATAACAGGTTCAATGACCTGCACAAATGTGAGAGAAGTGTTACACTCAAATCCCTTTGTTAAATCCCTGTGTGGTAACATAATGAACGGATCCTAATGTACCTCTGGTGGGACGAGTTGATGAGACGCCTGCGCAGCACACAGGAGGATCTTTGTCACCTCTAGAAAAACAACAGCTTGTTTAAAAACGTCTCAACAACAGTAGGGAAGAGAACGATACAGCATACGATGCCAATATGTTGTAATAATGTATCGATACATGGATGCCAAGTACCGACCTTTTATTATAGATATGATTAATATTGCAGTTACAAATTTAAACCTTTTTGGTAACAATTGCCTTTTCAGTCCACTAGATGGTGCCATGTATATTTTCGACAAGGACGATTCATCGACATGGGAGAACGAAATCAGAAACTTTGGGTGCGTTCCAACACCTATACTAGTATACTCTTTAGTATGCCAGAAGAAATATTTAGTATGTCCTAATACATAATATTCCAAATGCAGTATGCcaaaaaataccaggatgttcTACTGCACCCGAACACGTTTTGCAAAGTGCAAGCTGCATGCTtttctggctattctgacccacaatgcaacagatATGAGaccaagagggtcaaagttcaaggcgcAATGTTATGACAAAGTAGCATGTCCCAAATTAATGCATACTTCAAGAAACAGTGCATACTTTGTAAggcagctgcagtacatactacaagtaaaaataaaaagtatgcgATTTGGAACGCTGAACTGATAAAAACCCGATGTTCAAAAATGCTATAATTTGCAGCTGATCAAAAGGTCACAGTACTCCGCATattgcaaaatgtttaaaatagcaATAATATCGTATTGTGACTTTAGTGCTAATATATCGTGGGTGCTCTGGTGACTCCCGCTTTAATCAATAGAGTTCATTTACCTCTCTGATGAGGCTGTAGAAACCTCTGCACAAAGGGATAGAAATTGAAGAGGAAGAGCtggaaaagaacaaaacaaaagagtatTATACTCACTGTTAAATCTTCTTCATACCTCATTTATGCGTATATTAAACATTATGCAGAGTCCGAGACTTGATTCCCATCGCAGAGTCAGAACTGTGGACAAACGAGCTGATGACACTTACCTCGTGGATCCCAACCAGCCTGGATATGAACTCCATCATCATGATCTTCACCTCAAAGCGCTCTTTAGAGTCTTCCAACTGCTTCAAAAGTTTCTCTGAGAAGtcttgataaaaaataaatatttgattgtaCAGTTCTGTAAATTGTAGCACAAATGActttaaagaaatgtgctgTGGTGCAGAGACGAGCATACCTTGAGGATCATGAATTAGGTGAATAGCAGAGAAGTTGAAGACTTctaccttcttctttttcttgtgtttctgccaAAAAGAGTTAAAAGAATGAACTCAATTCATTTTAACGGAAATGTAAAGATAAGTGTCATGACTCTTGGAAGTTACAGGAGCGGTACCTTGAGGACTTTCATCGCCTTTTCCagcttcttcttgtttttggaAGTTTTCTTGTTCGTGGCGTATCTCACCTTCAGGTCTCGGACTGATGGTCCCTCCGCCTGAAACATCAGACCGATTCTTAACAAACGCATACATCTCAACAAAAACATCCCTTCCTACTGAGAAACGTTTCCTTTTTCTAActactttataaatatattcttttgTTACTTGCCTCGGAGTCTGAATCACTATCATTTTTCTCATCCACATCTTTTCCCAGAAAGAATTTAAGACCAGCAACGACAATCTAAACAGGAAGAGAGGCGGGTGAGTGTGTAGTGGGCGGCCACTTATGTGATACAATAAGCAAAGCATTGCTTTCAATGTGAGAAAACATACCTTTGTGACCTTGGAGAAGCACGCTGTTGTAATGACATTAACTGTTTTGGTATCATTCctgtgaaacaaagaaaaagacaatcAATTAGATTAAAGAagtgaaaatgaatacaaatgtctTGTAAACTAAGTCCAGTGTACAAATAAAACCCACCAGATGTTCCTTTTGTACAGCTCCACCATCACATCTAAAGAGATCTTTGCTGCTAGAGGATTACTGTCTCTCAGCATGGTGTACATGAAGTTCTGTaacgtctgaaacacaaacataacgCAGACAGTGAGCGGTGACTATTTTAAGATGCTGTAATCACACAGCGAAGCACAACACAAGTATGTAACACATGTGAACTTCTGTACTTACGGTGTTaaccttgttgtttttgtgctttgCATTGATGTTTTTGATATCTGctacaatgtgtgtgtacagtgtctgtggagagagagagagagaagctaaTGTTTACTTCAGAAAAAGGGGAAAAGCGAAACACCAAAAGAGCGCAAGTCAGCAATTAAACATATGAACACAGAAACCCAacccaaatacaacaccagaaagCACTGGTCAGTTATACTATACAAGGTAATCAGACAGTCAGCACAAATGTGTGAAATTAGCTTAGTACAATAAGGTGTTTACAGTTAAATTATGCACAAATTCACCTGTGACTcacaactacaactactgctGCTAATTTGAGATTATAAAGCATATTAATGATGAAAGAATACCATCAGAATTGTTCTGCTGTATACGAGCACTCTAACCTTTCTGAGAAGCTTGTCGTGACATCGCAGCAGCTCAAAGAAGAGCTCCAGGAGGCTCGTGGGGTCGATCAGATCTTTATTCCTCAGAAGAATCAGCGATTTGCAGAAGGTctgaaaaagacagaagaaaataaaaaacacatttcgaTGCTAAGAGACACGTCatttgcataaatataaaaaacctcATGTGTTGCAAGTATCATACGTAATATGGAAAGTCACAGATATGCTCACCATTCTTAGGTCTGGATCGAGGACTGTGTGGTGACTTATTAATAATGCAGACAGCTCTTGTGGAAAGGTGGACAGGTACTGCAGGTAGCAGTGAGAAacctgaaagacaaaaacaactgtAACTACACAACATATAGAAGGAAATACACATTATTGatcagcagtaatattaatctaaaaacataaaatagtaaaacactgacagggaaaaTTATACCACGATATTGATACATTAAggacattttgctgataatatttacatacttttaaatgtaatggagtattttcacatagtgtggtattagtactattaatcaaatcaatggtatgtaatgtaaaatactgCTGATCAGAAATAAACAGGCTCACTACTGATGGAGCCaagcttaaaggaatacttcacccttttaatgaccatttgtatattaattatcCAAAGACAGACAGTACGGTACCTGGGCGAGGAACATGGTCAGGTCTGCCAGCTCCTTGTTCGGCTTGTCAGGCTGCAGCTTGAAGATCTGCACATTGGACTGGTAGTGTCGGTACTGCTGCTGAAACTGTGCAGAAACCCCAAGTGATTCATTACTGCCGTGTACTGACTCTTCTCATATGTTTAAATCCACAAACAACAAGTCTACTAGCTAACAACTTTAGCATGCTATGCTAACAACACTTACCTCCTCTACGTATGACTGCGGATCTCTTTTTATAAGATTCTGCAGTTGTGGCAGATTGTTTggcagtttgttgttgtgtctccCCGACATGGTTTCAGATGGTTTTGCGTGAATgttaagagaaaaataaataaaaacgacAGTTTACAAGGCAAGCGTGGCAAATGTGTAGGCTGCCATTTAACTTGGCATGGGAAGTCTAAACGCCACGTCCGGTCCTGGAGTAGTCACTTCCGCTTTGATGAGAGGAGGCGTTTTCTTCTTTGCTGCTGTATTTAGGTGTAAAATTATTTAAACttcataatttaatttaataattatataattaaccTCAGTGCTCCACGTTAAATTGGATCAAGGGCTCGGGGAGTTAAGCGATAAGCAAGCTACAAACAGTGTTGTGAACTAGTTAcactgttaaaaatgtaataagtaaTGTAACTATTAAACCTCACAGTACTTAACACTGATTACAGTCAAGCTTTTATTAACAGTTCTTCAATACAACTTGGATTAATATTGGAACAGAGCAACAGAATGAatgttatattgtacatataagccttttacttaaaataatatattggaATATATTGTAGACACCAACATTTTTATTagtcgataatgaaaataatccttagTTGGAGCCCTACCGCCATCTGAAAGAAAAGGGCATTACTCACCAAGCACGGTTGTAAGTTTCCAAGAACCATCTGCAAGTCCTGGTGGGATCATAGACGTGTGTGCATCTGGAGATCAAATGTTGTGTGTCAACCCAGCCCTCACTGACTGACTAGCTAATTCAATGATATCAAACTAGTAGATGGAGCGCTGAAGCTGCAGAACATGTGGCAGGGAATATTACATGCATTACAAATCTGAAGTCCACCCTGCTTCTGATCTGGAAACCCAGTGAGCATGTTTCCTTTACAATGCAGCATGATGAGGTGCTTGTGAGAGAGCAAGTAAAGGATTTgagagttttttgtttttttttacttctcgTGTATGCTCTCAGCTTTTAGATGCTGCAGGACAGTTAAAGCTAAATCAAAGATACAATAATGGGATAATGATTCAAGTTAAGCGCACATCTGCACATATGGCATGACCATTAATGTGTGCCATACATTAAGAGAATCAGAATGACTTCTCCGATACCTTTGGACTGtgtaaatcaactttctttcaATGTTGTGCAAAAACATGAAGTCAGTTGTTTGATTccttttataaataaaggtttgctacagtatattttgctgcaaaaaacatgacattaaatatttttctccatctTCCAAGTGCAAAGACTGTTGACATAAAGTGCACAACTACGAATTCACAACTCCCATCatcttttattaataattatatattttagtgtGTGTTGTACCATTTCTTCTGATGGTCCTACATAATGTTCTTAAGTCATGTACATAtaatcttctcctcctccactgatATAGGCCTAACAACCACACCGACTGATAAACACAACTTTTTATGTTGTTGAATATTGATATTTTGCTCTCCAATATTTCTTGGTGAATTCTCTAAAACACTCTGAGCGTCTGTCActacaatataaaacatgttccactgtttcttcctctcactTTGACACTTTCTAATCACTTAGAGAGAACCGCAGTTTGATCATTCCTTAGACTCGTTTTAAAACTCGCCTTTCGCCTATTCTGTCCTCCAGACCCTGTGATCCAAGTTACTGGCttatactgtagttatttaaaaaagaaaatctttttactttgtttgttccATTCATTCTGCCACATCTTTTTTATGTGTCCCTCCAGCTTCGGACTTACTAATGTTTATATTGATGTGACAATTAGCATGcatgaaagagacaaacaaggTGGTTTCAAAATTATGCTAAAAGGTGAAATGcactaaaatgacaaaagacAAGGAAAATATTTGAttcttatttatataaaaaaaaagaaaaaaatcctccacataacatttaaaatgtatccaGTTTAATTTTCAGGAGATGAATATGTACACTTTTAATTTCATCATTTACCTCAGGCAGTAAGCAATTACTGTATAATAGATTTACAAAGCAAATACTGACATAGTATTCTGTCAAGGCATGTTCCAGCATCAAAATAGGATTCAAAATACACAAAGTACAATTTCGTTCCacataaaatatgaaatcaTTGATCActttcataattatttttagaaTATCCAAGAATCTGAAAACAAACCATTAGCGTACTCTTGTAGTTGACAAGAAATACAATCAGCAGTTCTCATAAATGCATTGAAAGGGAGTAGcagccaaagagagagagaactcaaaaagcaaacataaaaatatagaCTTCTTTAAAAGGATTTACTCTCAAGGATCTGAATATTTTAaggcattttaaaaacatgtagtGTAAATTTGGCAATTTCTGCCTGTGTCAACTCTCCTCCATTTTTGTGACACAAACGGTCACCCTGCCTCTACATGATGGCTACTATCCTGAGATGTTTTCCTCGGCTTGAAGGCATCTGAGGACATAGAGGATCACTTGATAGCAGAAAATATATTGGTCctgtaaaaaagaaaggggAAAACGTGTGAGAAAACGTGAAGCAACAAGGTGTCGAATAAGATGAGATAAAACTTTATCAATCCCGAAGGAAATTCTTGTGCCAGAGATTGCTCAAAAATGAcaacataagaataaaaaaaccaAAGCGATAAATATAAAGTGAATAAGAAGTGACACCAGTGcctaataaaataacaatacaagtaagacacatttagtaaaataagttAACTAAGTGGAAAGTAATATCAAAATCAATCACAGTAAAGAGTTAAGCTTCTTTATACTTAAAGCAAACATAAAAACTTACCTCTGTCTGGACCATTCCCTGTCTCTGAAGTCTCATGTTTCTCACGATATCTGAAATATCAAACTACAGAAAGTGTTTATTAGATTGTGATCACACtgaacaaaaagaataaaatctTCTTTTTAAACAACATCCAAGATAAAGATAGTCTACTTACATCCGCATCTTTACTGATGAGACCCAGAACCACGTCTATACAGATGAGGGTTCCAGATCGGCCGATGCCCGCACTGCAGTGTGTGATTATGGGCCCCGATCGATGAACGTGCCTCATGTAGGAGATGAATGTGAGCAGCTGCTCGGGTTGTGAGGGCGTTCCGTGGTCCGGCCATCCCGTGTAGTTCAGATGAGTCACACGCTGTACTTCAttagtctgaggacagagaaaCTCTCAAGTTAATGCGTCTTTTAAAGCTGCGGTAGGCAGTTTATTTTCAACGTCATTGGGAAAAAACGCCAGAACTTGAAAATACAGCCCTCACCCTGCAGCTCTCCCCTCTGTCTTAAGCCCCTCCCACCAGATTAGCACGGGCATTTGCATGTGCTTCATACATTAAGCTGTATGAGTCATTAATGTCAAACATCATCCTTGCCATAGTGATCCTTAGTAGCCTCCATCTTTTACCCAATGACACCAAAATATACTGCCTTCCCCAGCTTCAACAATGTATAcaagtttaaatctgaaatctgTATACACACTACCAAAGTACACACTAACCTGGACATCTCGGACCTCAATGAGTCGGATGACAAAATTATCGAGGTATTGGTCTTTGATCAGCGTGATCTGTAACCTGTCGTCCACCATCTCTGCCGTCCTCGGTGTGTCCGGCCAGTAACGCTGACATTTCACCTTCCCTCCCTCCACTTCCTGCGTCATCATGGCGATCACATTGGACTTCTGCTCCCAGACCATTTGCCAAAAGTCACCCAGAGTGGTGGGTAAGGGACCCTGACATGCGATGTACATATATTTCTCATCCTTCACTGACATCTTGATGAAGTTGGCGTTGATGTAGCCCCCGTCTTGGCCCAGAACAACTCGAGTTGTGTCAACTGGA
It encodes the following:
- the sdad1 gene encoding protein SDA1 homolog — encoded protein: MSGRHNNKLPNNLPQLQNLIKRDPQSYVEEFQQQYRHYQSNVQIFKLQPDKPNKELADLTMFLAQVSHCYLQYLSTFPQELSALLISHHTVLDPDLRMTFCKSLILLRNKDLIDPTSLLELFFELLRCHDKLLRKTLYTHIVADIKNINAKHKNNKVNTTLQNFMYTMLRDSNPLAAKISLDVMVELYKRNIWNDTKTVNVITTACFSKVTKIVVAGLKFFLGKDVDEKNDSDSDSEAEGPSVRDLKVRYATNKKTSKNKKKLEKAMKVLKKHKKKKKVEVFNFSAIHLIHDPQDFSEKLLKQLEDSKERFEVKIMMMEFISRLVGIHELFLFNFYPFVQRFLQPHQREVTKILLCAAQASHQLVPPEVIEPVIMTIANNFVTDRNSGEVMTVGINAIKEVAARCPLAINEDLLQDLTQYKMHKDKNVMMSAKGLIQLFRSLNPHMLHKKDRGRPTEASAEAKIKNYGELEAKDHIPGAEVLEVEAGQKEGEEEEDGWESASISDDGEDGEWVDVHHSADEEAGEVAEKLQNMPIEERKAKAAAVSGSRLLTQDEFKKIRLVQLAKEIDAAPGKGQKRKSVQLEDEEDNSRGEVLTLRHIEKLHKKPKEDKETRLATAMAGRPDRKDFFKKHTKLNPHASTSNREKRKTKNFMMMRHSQSVRTKGKRSFREKQIALRDALVKRKKQYK